In the Mycoplasmoides gallisepticum genome, one interval contains:
- the lepA gene encoding translation elongation factor 4 — translation MDKKNIRNFSIIAHIDHGKSTLSDRLIEITETVSKREMKNQLLDSMELERERGITIKLNAVQLKFKRNNQDYTFHLIDTPGHVDFTYEVSRSLAACEAALLVVDATQGVQAQTLSNVYLALENNLEIIPVINKVDLPSADVERVKREIETKIGIDCSDVPLISAKTGLNIDQVLDVIIKKVPSPKNANDNDPLKALIFDSYYDPHKGVVCFIRIFDGKLKVGDEILFMANNVKYIVTEVGIKNPNMQSRAYLEAGEVGYVTASIKTIRDVHVGDTITNANNPCDKPLVGYRKVSSMVYAGLYPVDTADYQNLKVAMEKIVLTDAALEYEYETSNALGFGVRCGFLGLLHMDVIRERIVREYNIPLILLAPSVMYKCYLTDGQELKVDNPANMPERNRIKSMLEPYVKLSISTPDEFIGPIMELCQNFRGEYMELSEIDSSRKVLVYEIPLAEIIYSFFDKLKSVTKGYASLDYELIGYRDSNLVKVDILLNGQKVDALSFISHTQFVYQKAKKIVEKLKTLIPRHLFEIPIQAAVGSKIISRETIKAMRKNVLAKCYGGDVSRKKKLLEQQKEGKKRLKAIGSVQIPQETFSKLLQDDE, via the coding sequence ATGGATAAAAAAAACATACGTAATTTTAGTATTATTGCCCATATTGATCACGGTAAATCGACCCTATCTGATAGATTAATTGAGATCACTGAAACCGTATCTAAAAGAGAGATGAAAAACCAACTTTTAGATAGTATGGAACTTGAGCGTGAACGTGGGATTACGATCAAGCTTAATGCGGTTCAACTAAAGTTTAAAAGAAATAATCAAGACTATACTTTTCATTTGATTGACACCCCTGGTCATGTTGACTTTACTTATGAAGTTTCACGAAGTTTAGCAGCTTGTGAAGCTGCTTTACTAGTGGTTGATGCTACCCAAGGTGTTCAAGCCCAAACGCTATCAAATGTTTATTTAGCACTTGAAAATAATTTAGAAATTATCCCAGTTATTAATAAGGTTGATTTACCTTCAGCTGATGTTGAACGGGTTAAGCGTGAGATTGAAACCAAAATTGGGATTGATTGTTCAGATGTGCCACTGATCTCAGCTAAAACTGGTTTAAATATCGACCAAGTTTTAGATGTAATTATCAAAAAAGTTCCATCACCTAAAAATGCTAATGATAACGATCCTTTAAAAGCTTTAATCTTTGATAGTTACTACGATCCACACAAAGGGGTTGTTTGTTTTATTAGGATCTTTGATGGCAAATTAAAGGTTGGTGATGAGATCTTATTTATGGCTAACAATGTTAAATACATTGTTACCGAAGTTGGGATTAAAAATCCCAATATGCAAAGCCGTGCTTATTTAGAAGCTGGTGAAGTAGGTTATGTTACTGCTTCTATTAAAACGATTCGCGATGTGCATGTTGGTGACACGATTACTAATGCTAACAACCCATGTGATAAACCATTGGTTGGATATCGTAAGGTTAGTTCGATGGTTTATGCTGGTTTATATCCAGTTGATACTGCAGATTATCAAAACCTTAAAGTGGCAATGGAAAAGATCGTTTTAACTGATGCTGCACTAGAGTATGAATACGAAACTTCTAATGCTTTAGGTTTTGGGGTACGTTGTGGGTTTTTAGGTCTATTACATATGGACGTTATTCGCGAAAGAATTGTTCGAGAATATAATATCCCACTAATCTTATTAGCCCCTTCAGTTATGTATAAGTGTTATTTAACTGATGGGCAAGAGTTAAAGGTTGATAATCCAGCAAACATGCCAGAACGTAACCGAATCAAAAGCATGCTTGAACCTTATGTTAAATTAAGTATCTCAACACCCGATGAATTTATCGGACCAATCATGGAATTATGTCAAAATTTCCGTGGAGAATACATGGAATTATCTGAGATTGATAGTTCAAGAAAAGTCTTGGTTTATGAGATTCCTTTAGCTGAAATTATCTATTCGTTCTTTGATAAACTTAAATCTGTTACCAAGGGTTATGCGTCTTTAGATTACGAACTAATTGGTTATCGTGATTCTAATTTAGTTAAAGTGGATATTTTATTAAATGGACAAAAAGTTGATGCTTTATCATTTATTAGTCACACCCAATTTGTTTATCAAAAAGCAAAGAAAATCGTTGAAAAATTAAAAACTTTAATCCCAAGACACTTGTTTGAAATCCCAATTCAAGCTGCAGTTGGTTCTAAGATCATCTCGCGTGAAACAATTAAAGCGATGCGCAAAAACGTTTTAGCTAAATGTTATGGTGGTGACGTGTCAAGAAAGAAAAAACTTCTAGAACAACAAAAAGAAGGTAAAAAGCGCCTTAAAGCAATCGGATCAGTTCAGATCCCGCAAGAAACATTCTCAAAATTATTACAAGACGATGAATAA
- a CDS encoding EAGR box-containing protein: MPKMIKGTEFIVAKKTKNKKKNHFEDIQTTNDINEEESEAIFGNLYDGADEVLPASLAYENGQLPEDGSIQVAFDADDNAYYISYDPENEIFIEPYEKYELDVSALYDAEGNPFDFFANYHVEGAETSQEEESGEYWEQFVGVEGYGYYDENEEWVWTGYFDEDNKFIPNEEEKPAEVEALEEESEATEEVVEQEPQEEVQAEEVVEEPVSQEQPEEEVAAEEYAEAAQEEYEEQPESEQEGSGEYWEQFVGVEGYGYYDENNDWVWTGYFDENNNFVPDQYYDEDAAVAGDEQVEEYSAQQEQVQEEYEQQPEQEGSGEYWEQFVGVEGYGYYDENNDWVWTGYFDENNNFVPDQYYDEYAQPVSEEQYSESVSEEQEPASEEQVAEEPAQVEEVAVEQVPEETQPEQVQEKVQAYEHVEEQQPEEVFADAIDEHYDEITHVEDKAVEEEQIQTDNVVSSDEINWSNYVGNEDYGYYDENNEWVWKGYFNEYGMFIPQEEDYTDSIPVDEQPVEQTADLAEQNEEEVIEETTASDEIVQVEEEVESEPVVPTVSDDLVALEQPFEFDTQQFVGNIDFGYYDESSEWIWTGHFDKDGKFFDFDGNLVYSPQEGVKPVEVPKPTDLTNQIPQNALVVAEPDVFSEDTIQQVDESQFDVGEELVVRRLLNPASTPVQPQELNIKPVFEEEKLNLPVLANEVSLQPQVDYSKRSDFDQLVTQTPVVLEDVVADDLISVDTKGFVPELSQPTFAPKAVSQDQFKLVQPVVSQPKFDQITHLTDEIKMDVNVTSSDVDVQPIQINPSLEVASEPSKLDIFVKKPAVELKKIEFIEPVSEKIDLQIFEQQEIVTKPVSTIQKPTYTDETVSVSVNAIDETTSETDTIVQVTPTTSEASDFDINKILNTKPVETITVELPKDEPKLVTGVHVSLVDVEAKPVEEIVKFDSPKPSVSEVVVEKEDKLTLVEEEPFFNKFIGNEQYGYYNNKNVWIWTGYFDDQNNFVSDKDSKTQKVDQLIEEFNKQEAIKKTEEVEAKKASEPFYNKYIGNKQFGYYNDKNVWIWNGYFDENDQFVPDQSWTKRSEKLIEDELQKQRIHELELELAQAQQAILESTKLKDQEVAKIKEEVLKVQQEAIKAKEVATLRNFVPKGSPLLNPAKEVENSMIVYQEDKLEVNDLRNELSKLKTQREEFDNFSKIRDLDVINLYNASTSHRGMDYVFSGFEKKEEQFVKKPLHFLEEVKADPVQVAKEETISNLDQLLKQDPHLLLAKKTDKSVSPQASLTVLADQKEVELTQQAVRKQAEAIEAERVDVIKPLEQVQLNQSRSLLDDLTPKFEVKPSLIKDDVIQPKYNDDLEPIEQLQFKQERSLLDDYMPKFDDQGLFSKVEFKLPTVNKEYRPKVEPIDVIKPLEPVRINKERSLLDDYLPPKLNAQPTFEKTELDLGLEKPLANGELYEELKAEFSTTITPADSKDMIDQLLEETNDLITSSTQTRSTKIHSFSKSPLKTEPEPILDTKFDDKFIELDENQGFDQLIVESDDELLTDVVQEQVSVNQIAVTNEEYKKDMAELKEFLEKRSEELFKQYFSKFEELTKLQMESFNQIKNELRSEMNEIRDEVRSNKLALTSEITEEIYPSAPKVSRKQRGVHGFSEPTSEFDFDNSLSLVNGNNYDLYELLDRIINYEDVPLTSSNLFKAEEYQAKVKQSVYNIKLILKNSEAEATKNYNYILSTLKNEITLLQKDLPIISSQLNKLQHDLRAKQLNRGDYKFVQEQIQELRAEHANKTRAISFYNKKVSDLKSIYAQQIRKIKSDYKKISDLANKRKVSSDYIDQALQSFETARVSQPNIKGNYEQLYRNQLQQNVNANYGNFRRYDPLIENHGYEYFSNHQPREFFSELESIDNDIFSSNDLIYSNRNTYLDENFRINDYELTSNFNDIDAIYGMDKLRLPPFEPSNLVNDMEFNSSFDIDFDTDF, encoded by the coding sequence TTGCCTAAAATGATAAAAGGCACGGAATTTATTGTGGCTAAAAAGACTAAAAATAAGAAAAAAAATCATTTCGAAGATATACAAACTACTAACGACATTAACGAAGAAGAATCAGAAGCAATATTTGGTAATCTCTACGATGGTGCTGATGAAGTTTTACCAGCGTCATTAGCCTATGAAAACGGCCAATTACCTGAAGATGGTTCAATTCAAGTAGCCTTTGATGCAGATGATAATGCTTATTACATTTCATATGACCCTGAGAATGAAATTTTCATAGAGCCATATGAAAAGTATGAACTAGATGTGTCTGCCTTATACGATGCAGAAGGTAATCCTTTTGATTTCTTTGCAAATTATCATGTTGAAGGTGCTGAAACATCACAAGAAGAAGAATCAGGTGAATACTGAGAACAATTCGTTGGTGTCGAAGGTTATGGTTACTATGATGAGAATGAAGAATGAGTTTGAACTGGTTACTTCGATGAAGACAATAAATTCATCCCTAATGAAGAAGAAAAGCCTGCTGAAGTTGAAGCTTTAGAAGAAGAGTCAGAAGCAACTGAAGAAGTAGTTGAACAAGAGCCACAAGAAGAAGTTCAAGCTGAAGAAGTTGTTGAAGAACCAGTTTCTCAAGAGCAACCTGAAGAAGAAGTTGCCGCTGAAGAATACGCAGAAGCAGCCCAAGAAGAATACGAAGAACAACCAGAATCAGAACAAGAAGGATCAGGTGAATACTGAGAACAATTCGTTGGTGTTGAAGGTTATGGTTATTATGACGAAAACAATGACTGAGTTTGAACAGGTTACTTTGATGAAAATAACAACTTTGTTCCAGATCAATACTATGACGAAGATGCAGCAGTTGCTGGTGATGAACAAGTAGAAGAATATTCAGCTCAACAAGAACAAGTCCAAGAAGAATACGAACAACAACCTGAACAAGAAGGATCAGGCGAATACTGAGAACAATTCGTTGGTGTTGAAGGCTATGGTTATTACGATGAAAACAATGACTGAGTTTGAACAGGTTACTTTGATGAAAACAATAACTTTGTTCCAGATCAATACTATGACGAGTATGCTCAGCCAGTTAGTGAAGAACAATACTCTGAATCTGTAAGTGAAGAACAAGAACCTGCTAGTGAAGAACAGGTAGCAGAAGAACCTGCTCAAGTAGAAGAAGTAGCTGTTGAACAAGTGCCAGAAGAAACTCAACCTGAACAAGTACAAGAAAAAGTTCAAGCTTACGAACACGTAGAAGAACAACAACCAGAAGAAGTTTTTGCTGATGCTATTGATGAGCATTATGACGAAATTACTCATGTTGAAGATAAAGCTGTTGAAGAAGAACAGATTCAAACTGATAATGTTGTTTCTAGTGATGAAATCAATTGAAGCAACTACGTTGGTAACGAAGATTACGGATACTACGACGAAAATAACGAATGAGTATGAAAAGGCTACTTTAATGAGTATGGAATGTTCATTCCTCAGGAAGAAGATTACACCGACTCAATTCCAGTAGACGAACAACCTGTAGAACAAACAGCTGATTTAGCTGAACAAAATGAAGAAGAAGTTATTGAAGAAACAACTGCAAGCGATGAGATCGTTCAAGTTGAAGAAGAAGTTGAATCTGAACCAGTTGTACCAACAGTTAGCGATGATCTTGTAGCTTTAGAACAACCTTTCGAATTTGATACGCAACAATTTGTTGGTAACATTGATTTTGGTTACTACGACGAGTCATCTGAATGAATTTGAACTGGACATTTCGATAAAGATGGTAAGTTCTTTGACTTCGATGGTAATTTAGTTTACAGTCCACAAGAAGGTGTTAAACCAGTTGAAGTACCTAAACCAACTGATCTAACAAATCAGATCCCTCAAAACGCTTTAGTGGTAGCTGAACCTGATGTGTTCTCTGAAGATACCATTCAACAAGTTGATGAAAGTCAGTTTGATGTTGGTGAAGAATTAGTGGTTCGTCGTTTATTAAACCCTGCATCAACACCAGTTCAACCACAAGAGCTGAATATTAAACCTGTCTTTGAAGAAGAAAAACTGAATTTACCGGTTCTTGCTAATGAAGTTAGTCTTCAACCACAAGTTGATTATTCAAAACGCAGTGATTTTGATCAGTTAGTAACTCAAACTCCTGTAGTTTTAGAAGATGTTGTTGCTGATGATCTAATTAGTGTTGATACAAAAGGTTTTGTTCCTGAATTATCACAACCAACATTTGCTCCTAAAGCTGTAAGTCAAGATCAATTCAAGTTAGTACAACCAGTAGTTAGTCAACCTAAATTTGATCAGATTACTCATCTAACTGATGAGATTAAGATGGATGTTAATGTTACATCATCAGATGTTGATGTTCAACCTATCCAAATTAATCCATCTCTAGAAGTTGCTTCTGAGCCTTCTAAATTAGATATCTTTGTTAAGAAACCTGCTGTTGAACTTAAGAAGATCGAATTCATTGAACCAGTATCTGAAAAGATTGATCTTCAGATCTTTGAACAACAAGAAATTGTAACTAAACCAGTTTCAACTATTCAAAAACCAACATATACCGATGAAACTGTATCAGTAAGCGTTAATGCAATTGATGAAACAACATCTGAAACTGATACGATTGTTCAAGTTACTCCTACAACTAGTGAAGCATCTGATTTTGATATCAACAAGATCTTAAACACTAAACCAGTTGAAACTATTACTGTCGAACTACCAAAAGATGAACCTAAATTAGTAACTGGAGTTCATGTAAGTTTAGTTGATGTTGAAGCTAAACCAGTTGAAGAGATCGTTAAGTTTGATTCACCTAAACCAAGTGTTAGTGAAGTTGTAGTTGAAAAAGAAGACAAACTAACTTTAGTTGAAGAAGAACCATTCTTCAACAAGTTCATTGGCAATGAACAATACGGTTATTACAATAATAAAAACGTTTGAATCTGAACTGGTTATTTTGATGACCAAAATAATTTCGTTTCAGACAAAGATAGTAAAACCCAAAAAGTTGATCAACTAATTGAAGAATTCAATAAGCAAGAAGCGATCAAGAAAACTGAAGAAGTTGAAGCTAAAAAAGCAAGTGAACCATTCTATAACAAATACATTGGTAATAAACAATTTGGTTATTACAATGATAAGAATGTTTGAATTTGAAACGGTTACTTTGATGAAAATGATCAGTTTGTCCCTGATCAATCATGAACTAAGAGATCAGAAAAACTAATTGAAGACGAATTACAAAAACAACGTATTCACGAACTTGAATTAGAACTAGCTCAAGCACAACAAGCGATCCTTGAATCAACTAAATTAAAAGATCAAGAAGTAGCTAAGATTAAAGAAGAAGTACTAAAAGTTCAACAAGAAGCGATTAAAGCTAAAGAAGTAGCTACACTAAGAAACTTCGTTCCAAAAGGAAGTCCGTTACTAAATCCAGCTAAAGAAGTTGAAAATTCAATGATCGTTTATCAAGAAGATAAGTTAGAAGTAAATGATCTACGTAATGAACTAAGTAAACTTAAAACTCAAAGAGAAGAGTTTGATAACTTTAGTAAGATCCGCGATCTAGATGTAATTAATCTATACAACGCATCAACATCTCACCGTGGTATGGATTATGTGTTCTCTGGGTTTGAGAAAAAAGAAGAACAGTTCGTTAAAAAACCATTACACTTCTTAGAAGAAGTGAAGGCTGATCCTGTTCAAGTTGCTAAAGAAGAAACGATCAGCAACCTTGATCAGTTATTAAAACAAGATCCACACCTATTGTTAGCTAAAAAAACTGATAAATCAGTAAGCCCACAAGCTAGCTTAACTGTTTTAGCTGATCAGAAAGAAGTTGAATTAACTCAGCAAGCTGTTAGAAAACAAGCTGAAGCGATTGAAGCTGAACGTGTTGATGTGATTAAGCCACTTGAACAAGTTCAACTAAACCAATCAAGATCATTATTAGATGACTTAACACCTAAGTTTGAAGTTAAACCATCATTAATCAAAGATGATGTAATTCAACCTAAATACAACGATGATCTTGAACCGATTGAACAACTTCAATTTAAGCAAGAACGATCATTATTAGATGATTATATGCCTAAGTTTGATGATCAAGGATTATTCAGCAAGGTTGAATTCAAATTACCAACAGTAAATAAAGAATATCGTCCAAAAGTTGAACCGATTGATGTAATCAAACCACTTGAACCAGTTCGAATTAATAAAGAACGATCATTATTAGATGATTATCTTCCTCCTAAATTGAATGCTCAACCAACTTTTGAGAAAACTGAACTTGATTTAGGTTTAGAAAAACCATTAGCTAATGGTGAGTTATACGAAGAATTAAAAGCCGAATTCTCAACTACTATAACTCCAGCTGATTCAAAAGATATGATCGATCAATTATTAGAAGAAACTAATGATTTAATCACTTCTTCTACCCAAACCCGATCAACCAAGATTCATTCATTCAGCAAATCTCCACTAAAAACTGAACCAGAACCAATCTTAGATACGAAGTTTGATGATAAGTTCATCGAATTAGATGAAAACCAAGGATTTGATCAACTAATCGTTGAAAGCGATGATGAACTACTTACTGATGTAGTTCAAGAACAAGTAAGCGTAAACCAAATTGCTGTAACCAATGAAGAGTACAAAAAGGATATGGCAGAATTGAAAGAGTTTTTAGAAAAACGTTCAGAAGAACTATTCAAACAATACTTTAGTAAATTTGAAGAATTAACTAAACTACAAATGGAATCGTTCAACCAAATCAAGAATGAACTACGTTCAGAGATGAATGAAATCCGTGATGAGGTTAGATCTAACAAATTAGCATTAACTTCTGAAATTACCGAAGAAATTTATCCTTCAGCACCAAAAGTTTCAAGAAAACAAAGAGGTGTTCATGGCTTTAGTGAACCAACTAGTGAATTCGATTTTGATAACTCATTATCATTAGTTAATGGAAATAACTACGATTTATATGAATTATTAGATCGTATCATTAATTACGAAGATGTTCCATTAACATCAAGTAATCTGTTTAAAGCTGAAGAATACCAAGCTAAAGTAAAACAAAGTGTTTATAATATCAAGCTGATTCTGAAAAATTCTGAAGCAGAAGCAACTAAGAATTACAACTACATCTTATCAACACTGAAAAACGAGATCACTTTATTACAAAAAGATCTACCGATCATCAGCTCACAACTTAATAAGTTACAACACGATTTAAGAGCTAAACAACTTAACCGTGGTGACTATAAATTTGTTCAAGAACAAATTCAAGAGTTACGTGCTGAACACGCTAATAAAACTAGAGCTATCAGCTTCTACAACAAGAAGGTGAGTGATCTGAAATCAATTTACGCACAACAAATTAGAAAGATTAAATCTGATTACAAGAAGATTAGTGATCTAGCTAATAAACGTAAAGTATCTAGTGATTACATCGATCAAGCACTTCAAAGTTTTGAAACTGCAAGAGTTTCTCAACCAAATATCAAAGGTAACTACGAACAACTATACCGTAACCAATTACAACAAAATGTAAATGCTAATTATGGTAACTTCAGACGTTATGATCCATTAATTGAGAACCACGGTTATGAATACTTCTCTAACCACCAACCAAGAGAGTTCTTTAGTGAACTTGAAAGTATTGATAATGATATCTTCAGTTCTAATGATCTAATCTATTCAAACCGTAATACTTATCTAGATGAAAACTTTAGAATTAATGATTACGAACTAACAAGTAACTTTAATGATATCGATGCAATCTATGGAATGGATAAGTTAAGATTACCTCCGTTTGAACCAAGTAATTTAGTTAATGATATGGAATTCAACAGTTCGTTTGATATTGATTTCGATACTGATTTTTAG
- a CDS encoding DUF1600 domain-containing protein yields MNQIDKKPKSFSFWFKYELTKAQKIFFFVFWLNLATVIFIVQEVVAELLSNVNSVNNLNNFVDAYKTFDKFTNQSNFILLVFSFFYVFLPRHSFLKKDKFLVASIVYILFTFFGYNIILQFGRLGYRFITNPTKLARGLMVHLFNPVTFIIAGFLAFVYSPARTIGKFHTYLIPGIIYPIIYGIYVILVPYLYKTADGSVYSVYGGVTNVIENPKIAWAAIIALLFGYFPLSYFIVWISYVKISKKYIDYPASLRKRSIKFIKFEMKP; encoded by the coding sequence ATGAATCAAATTGATAAGAAACCTAAAAGCTTTAGCTTTTGATTTAAATACGAACTAACTAAAGCACAAAAGATCTTCTTTTTTGTGTTTTGGTTAAATTTAGCAACAGTAATCTTTATTGTGCAAGAAGTTGTTGCTGAACTATTATCAAATGTTAATAGTGTGAATAACCTAAACAACTTTGTTGATGCTTATAAAACATTTGATAAGTTCACCAATCAAAGCAACTTTATCTTGTTAGTCTTTTCATTTTTCTATGTCTTTTTACCAAGACATAGTTTTCTTAAAAAAGATAAGTTTTTAGTTGCTAGTATCGTTTATATCTTATTTACCTTTTTTGGTTATAATATTATCTTGCAATTTGGCAGACTAGGTTATCGGTTTATTACAAACCCCACTAAATTAGCTAGAGGGTTGATGGTACACTTATTTAACCCCGTAACCTTTATTATTGCGGGTTTTTTAGCTTTTGTTTATTCACCAGCAAGAACAATTGGTAAGTTTCATACCTACTTAATCCCTGGGATTATTTATCCAATTATCTATGGAATCTATGTGATCTTAGTTCCTTATCTTTATAAAACAGCTGATGGTTCAGTTTATTCTGTTTATGGTGGGGTGACTAATGTGATTGAAAATCCTAAGATTGCTTGAGCAGCGATCATAGCACTTTTATTTGGTTATTTCCCATTAAGTTATTTCATCGTTTGGATCTCTTATGTAAAGATTTCTAAAAAATACATTGATTACCCTGCATCTTTAAGAAAGAGATCAATCAAATTCATTAAGTTCGAGATGAAGCCATAA
- a CDS encoding DUF1600 domain-containing protein, translating to MNRLKLKKVSFKSWYKNQLTRSQKIFFFAFIVNAISVLLVFHGLFALLFKGRDGFLSLDKFTNQTNILIFFFSLFYVFFPKHSFLKNDKFLIACITYIFITFFVYNLVSITNAVAVIVAPKSILAWSYTRIGYGSKATAFLLFIDLFKHLFNPIVFIVCGFFKFVHDPNLKLKKFSSYLLPMMIYPAIYCVYVIVAPFIYKQENGMTYSVYNVSTNTKDYPQFAYPVVFFLLLVLIPVTTYLTWFGARKISKKYEQNQVVINPQN from the coding sequence ATGAATCGATTAAAACTGAAAAAGGTCAGCTTTAAAAGTTGATATAAGAACCAATTAACTAGATCGCAAAAAATCTTCTTTTTTGCTTTTATTGTAAACGCAATTAGTGTTTTATTAGTATTTCACGGTCTTTTTGCCCTTTTATTCAAAGGTCGTGATGGGTTTTTATCGCTTGATAAGTTTACGAATCAAACGAACATTTTAATCTTTTTCTTTTCGTTGTTTTATGTGTTTTTTCCCAAACACAGCTTTCTTAAAAACGACAAGTTTTTAATCGCTTGTATCACATATATCTTTATCACTTTTTTTGTTTATAACCTGGTTAGTATTACTAATGCAGTAGCTGTGATCGTTGCACCAAAATCGATCTTAGCTTGAAGTTATACAAGAATTGGTTATGGTTCAAAAGCCACGGCTTTTTTATTATTTATTGATCTCTTTAAACACCTATTTAATCCGATCGTTTTTATTGTTTGTGGGTTCTTTAAGTTTGTTCATGATCCAAACTTAAAACTAAAGAAATTTAGTAGTTATCTACTACCAATGATGATCTATCCAGCAATCTATTGTGTGTATGTGATTGTGGCTCCGTTTATCTATAAACAAGAAAACGGGATGACTTATTCAGTTTATAATGTTTCTACAAACACCAAAGATTATCCACAATTTGCCTATCCCGTGGTGTTCTTCTTATTATTGGTCTTAATCCCAGTCACGACGTATTTAACTTGGTTTGGGGCTAGGAAGATCTCAAAGAAATACGAACAAAACCAAGTGGTGATCAATCCACAAAACTAG
- a CDS encoding MFS transporter encodes MNNQFDWLLVQLSNQASIVLSERYKISLIINVVLFLFALIISIIFFWRIKFENKGYKKLFVFYSIFWLPIFLVRSYRGTLHNDLALDRNLLFLPLSLYGFVGIFFRPLFDYLGIRFKSRKKVVFAALLLQLATFIPIIIKPSFATNLIQTIGVGIAASCIGSFSLWFNEQHAKEKPFLAISILSIPPLIADFVASPVQSLVRTLAITTQRTADVNITKYLWLIGLIVILINIVFWWFLRENPQFVGLKKHDPKDIIDGSPNKIYCFIVVILFAGIVIFTKFATADGIAQITLQQLVGNSNSAPYEGYLSSVFSAAQLLGGVLMGVVGVKYFDKWMVALIGSIFFVLYNTSMILLINSTSVPTLTKGGIYLGIQAISGFGYGILYNLLIAHALSYGFKNNKITPIGINQTMASIAITSANFFTTFIRDKISSDFAKANTVISYILIGTVLAGLSLYFFNSWIDHDKKLKPIFWIKSFKSCI; translated from the coding sequence ATGAATAATCAATTCGATTGGTTACTAGTACAACTAAGTAACCAAGCTAGCATAGTTTTATCAGAAAGGTATAAGATTTCATTAATCATTAATGTAGTCTTATTTTTATTTGCATTAATAATAAGTATCATCTTTTTTTGAAGAATCAAATTTGAAAACAAGGGTTATAAGAAACTCTTTGTTTTTTATTCAATTTTTTGATTACCGATCTTTCTGGTTCGAAGCTATCGCGGAACGTTACATAATGATCTAGCACTAGATCGTAATTTATTATTTTTACCATTAAGTTTATATGGTTTTGTTGGGATTTTTTTCAGACCGCTTTTTGATTATTTAGGGATCAGATTTAAATCACGAAAAAAGGTTGTTTTTGCCGCACTTTTATTACAATTAGCAACTTTTATTCCGATTATTATTAAACCTAGTTTTGCTACTAATTTAATCCAAACAATTGGTGTGGGAATTGCAGCATCGTGTATTGGTTCTTTTTCTCTTTGATTTAACGAACAGCATGCTAAAGAAAAGCCGTTTTTAGCGATCTCAATCTTATCAATTCCACCATTAATTGCTGATTTTGTGGCTTCTCCAGTTCAATCACTAGTTCGTACGCTTGCAATTACAACACAAAGAACAGCAGATGTAAACATTACAAAATACCTGTGATTAATCGGTCTAATTGTGATCTTGATAAATATCGTTTTCTGATGATTTTTACGGGAAAATCCACAATTTGTTGGTCTAAAAAAACACGATCCAAAAGATATTATCGATGGATCACCAAACAAGATATACTGTTTTATTGTTGTGATCTTATTTGCTGGAATTGTCATCTTTACCAAGTTTGCTACTGCAGACGGAATTGCACAAATTACTTTACAACAATTAGTAGGTAATAGTAATAGTGCTCCATATGAAGGTTATTTATCAAGTGTGTTTAGTGCTGCTCAACTACTCGGCGGGGTCTTAATGGGCGTTGTTGGTGTTAAATATTTTGACAAATGAATGGTTGCACTAATTGGTAGTATATTCTTTGTCTTGTATAACACTTCAATGATCTTATTAATTAATTCAACTTCAGTTCCAACATTAACTAAAGGTGGAATCTATTTAGGGATTCAAGCAATCTCAGGTTTTGGTTATGGCATCTTATATAACTTATTAATAGCCCATGCACTATCTTATGGTTTTAAAAACAATAAGATCACCCCAATCGGGATTAACCAAACAATGGCATCGATTGCAATTACATCAGCTAATTTCTTTACAACATTTATAAGAGATAAGATCTCTTCAGATTTTGCAAAAGCTAATACTGTAATTTCATATATCTTAATAGGTACAGTTTTAGCAGGTTTAAGCTTATACTTTTTTAATAGTTGGATCGATCATGATAAGAAGCTCAAACCTATTTTTTGAATCAAATCTTTTAAATCTTGTATTTAA